TATATGCTCCCGATAAAGAAAAAGGGCTAAAACTTATTGGTGAACCACGAAAAGATGGGTTTACAAGATTAATTACAGGCACAATCTCACAGGAAGAAATTTGGGATCGTTCTTTAGGTCGCTTCAAAGATAAGTTTCATTCAAAACCAGAATAGTTTCATTTTTACAGCAAAAGCATAGTTTTGTTTCAAGAAGGATTTGAAAGTTTGGGATTGGACAAAATCGGAATGCGTTATAAAATATTTCAAGTTGGCTATGGTTTTGGTTTTTAGGTTATGAGTCTTGCGTCCATTCAGCGCCCAACAAAGCGTGCAGCAACTGTCTTGAAAGTCAAGAGCAAAACCACCATTAAAGGGAAGACCAGTCCGTCTCAGACTATGACCCTCTGCCTGAACGGGACCTGATCTCGCATCATCGCGTTCAAGATCGTTAGAAACTTCCGCATACACGCGGTCAGCGCCACCTTCTTCTCCTTGCCGCGCTTCAACAGATTCTCGTACTGCACCTTGATCGTAGGATTGTAACGACACGCCACCAGGGTCGCCATGTATAAGACACTGCGCACATCTGCCCGTCCTCCCTTGGTCTTGCGATAGCCGCGCTTCCTGCCGCTGTCGTGGTTCATCGGCGCCACTCCCACCAGCGCCGCAATCTTCTTCCGGTCCATCTTTCCCAACTCCGGCAGGTCCGCCAAGAATGTAGCTGTGGCGACCGGTCCCACGCCCGGTGCGCTCGCCAATATCCTGCGCCCCACCTGCCACTCTTCCTGCCCTGCAATAAACACACCGATCTGATCCTCCACATCCTTCTTCTCTGACTGTATGCAATGGATGATCCGCTCCACCGAAGCCTGCAAACTGGGCTGGATCGTCCGCAACCGGTTCTTTTCTGCCTTTATCATCTCCTCCAATTGCCTGCGTCTGACCAACAGCCCGCTCAATTCCCGTTCCTTCTCATCTTTCCCCTCGTACAACCTCGGTTTCACCCGCTCTCCAAATACAGCCAGGATCTGGGCATCCAGCTTGTCCGTCTTCGCCAGCAGACCGCACGCGCGCGCGAATTGCCTCACCCGGGATGGGTTCACCACTGCGACCGCCAAGCCTTTCCGAAATAAGCCTGCCACCACCGCCCGCTGGTAGCCGCCCGTGGCTTCCACGACGATCCGTTCGGGCTCGAGG
This portion of the Anaerolineales bacterium genome encodes:
- a CDS encoding IS110 family transposase translates to MATSSGKYVGIDVSKDRLDIAVLGETKASQTGNDEKGIAGLIRDMKALEPERIVVEATGGYQRAVVAGLFRKGLAVAVVNPSRVRQFARACGLLAKTDKLDAQILAVFGERVKPRLYEGKDEKERELSGLLVRRRQLEEMIKAEKNRLRTIQPSLQASVERIIHCIQSEKKDVEDQIGVFIAGQEEWQVGRRILASAPGVGPVATATFLADLPELGKMDRKKIAALVGVAPMNHDSGRKRGYRKTKGGRADVRSVLYMATLVACRYNPTIKVQYENLLKRGKEKKVALTACMRKFLTILNAMMRDQVPFRQRVIV